One region of Carya illinoinensis cultivar Pawnee chromosome 8, C.illinoinensisPawnee_v1, whole genome shotgun sequence genomic DNA includes:
- the LOC122318869 gene encoding cytokinin riboside 5'-monophosphate phosphoribohydrolase LOG3-like isoform X1 codes for MENQQQQRQLQPAIMKSRFRRVCVFCGSSPGKSPSYQIAAIQLGQQLVERNIDLVYGGGSIGLMGLVSQAVHDGGRHVLGVIPTILMPREITGETVGELRAVSGMHQRKAEMARQADAFIALPGGYGTLEELLEVITWAQLGIHDKPQVGLLNVDGYYNSLLSFLDKAVDEGFITPTARNIIVSAQTAQELMHKLELMQQNELV; via the exons ATGGAAAATCAACAGCAGCAGCGCCAGCTTCAGCCTGCCATCATGAAATCAAGGTTCAGACGTGTCTGTGTCTTCTGTGGGAGCAGCCCCGGCAAGAGTCCTAGCTACCAGATTGCTGCTATTCAACTCGGCCAACAACTG GTGGAAAGGAACATTGACTTGGTCTATGGAGGAGGGAGCATTGGCTTGATGGGTCTGGTCTCCCAAGCTGTACATGATGGAGGTCGCCATGTGTTGGG AGTAATTCccacaattctcatgccaagagAG ATAACAGGAGAGACTGTGGGAGAACTAAGAGCAGTGTCAGGCATGCACCAACGCAAGGCTGAAATGGCTCGTCAAGCCGATGCTTTCATTGCCTTGCCAG GTGGTTATGGCACCTTGGAAGAACTGTTGGAAGTCATCACTTGGGCTCAATTGGGAATCCATGATAAACCG CAGGTGGGGTTGTTAAACGTGGACGGATACTACAACTCACTCCTCTCATTCCTAGACAAAGCAGTCGACGAAGGATTCATAACTCCCACTGCCCGAAACATTATCGTCTCTGCTCAAACTGCCCAAGAACTCATGCACAAGCTTGAG TTAATGCAGCAAAATGAACTGGTTTGA
- the LOC122318869 gene encoding cytokinin riboside 5'-monophosphate phosphoribohydrolase LOG3-like isoform X2, which produces MENQQQQRQLQPAIMKSRFRRVCVFCGSSPGKSPSYQIAAIQLGQQLVERNIDLVYGGGSIGLMGLVSQAVHDGGRHVLGVIPTILMPREITGETVGELRAVSGMHQRKAEMARQADAFIALPGGYGTLEELLEVITWAQLGIHDKPVGLLNVDGYYNSLLSFLDKAVDEGFITPTARNIIVSAQTAQELMHKLELMQQNELV; this is translated from the exons ATGGAAAATCAACAGCAGCAGCGCCAGCTTCAGCCTGCCATCATGAAATCAAGGTTCAGACGTGTCTGTGTCTTCTGTGGGAGCAGCCCCGGCAAGAGTCCTAGCTACCAGATTGCTGCTATTCAACTCGGCCAACAACTG GTGGAAAGGAACATTGACTTGGTCTATGGAGGAGGGAGCATTGGCTTGATGGGTCTGGTCTCCCAAGCTGTACATGATGGAGGTCGCCATGTGTTGGG AGTAATTCccacaattctcatgccaagagAG ATAACAGGAGAGACTGTGGGAGAACTAAGAGCAGTGTCAGGCATGCACCAACGCAAGGCTGAAATGGCTCGTCAAGCCGATGCTTTCATTGCCTTGCCAG GTGGTTATGGCACCTTGGAAGAACTGTTGGAAGTCATCACTTGGGCTCAATTGGGAATCCATGATAAACCG GTGGGGTTGTTAAACGTGGACGGATACTACAACTCACTCCTCTCATTCCTAGACAAAGCAGTCGACGAAGGATTCATAACTCCCACTGCCCGAAACATTATCGTCTCTGCTCAAACTGCCCAAGAACTCATGCACAAGCTTGAG TTAATGCAGCAAAATGAACTGGTTTGA
- the LOC122318869 gene encoding cytokinin riboside 5'-monophosphate phosphoribohydrolase LOG3-like isoform X3, which yields MENQQQQRQLQPAIMKSRFRRVCVFCGSSPGKSPSYQIAAIQLGQQLVERNIDLVYGGGSIGLMGLVSQAVHDGGRHVLGVIPTILMPREITGETVGELRAVSGMHQRKAEMARQADAFIALPGGYGTLEELLEVITWAQLGIHDKPQVGLLNVDGYYNSLLSFLDKAVDEGFITPTARNIIVSAQTAQELMHKLEVTWEI from the exons ATGGAAAATCAACAGCAGCAGCGCCAGCTTCAGCCTGCCATCATGAAATCAAGGTTCAGACGTGTCTGTGTCTTCTGTGGGAGCAGCCCCGGCAAGAGTCCTAGCTACCAGATTGCTGCTATTCAACTCGGCCAACAACTG GTGGAAAGGAACATTGACTTGGTCTATGGAGGAGGGAGCATTGGCTTGATGGGTCTGGTCTCCCAAGCTGTACATGATGGAGGTCGCCATGTGTTGGG AGTAATTCccacaattctcatgccaagagAG ATAACAGGAGAGACTGTGGGAGAACTAAGAGCAGTGTCAGGCATGCACCAACGCAAGGCTGAAATGGCTCGTCAAGCCGATGCTTTCATTGCCTTGCCAG GTGGTTATGGCACCTTGGAAGAACTGTTGGAAGTCATCACTTGGGCTCAATTGGGAATCCATGATAAACCG CAGGTGGGGTTGTTAAACGTGGACGGATACTACAACTCACTCCTCTCATTCCTAGACAAAGCAGTCGACGAAGGATTCATAACTCCCACTGCCCGAAACATTATCGTCTCTGCTCAAACTGCCCAAGAACTCATGCACAAGCTTGAG GTAACTTGGGAAATTTGA
- the LOC122318869 gene encoding cytokinin riboside 5'-monophosphate phosphoribohydrolase LOG3-like isoform X4: MENQQQQRQLQPAIMKSRFRRVCVFCGSSPGKSPSYQIAAIQLGQQLVERNIDLVYGGGSIGLMGLVSQAVHDGGRHVLGVIPTILMPREITGETVGELRAVSGMHQRKAEMARQADAFIALPGGYGTLEELLEVITWAQLGIHDKPQVGLLNVDGYYNSLLSFLDKAVDEGFITPTARNIIVSAQTAQELMHKLEQNELV, from the exons ATGGAAAATCAACAGCAGCAGCGCCAGCTTCAGCCTGCCATCATGAAATCAAGGTTCAGACGTGTCTGTGTCTTCTGTGGGAGCAGCCCCGGCAAGAGTCCTAGCTACCAGATTGCTGCTATTCAACTCGGCCAACAACTG GTGGAAAGGAACATTGACTTGGTCTATGGAGGAGGGAGCATTGGCTTGATGGGTCTGGTCTCCCAAGCTGTACATGATGGAGGTCGCCATGTGTTGGG AGTAATTCccacaattctcatgccaagagAG ATAACAGGAGAGACTGTGGGAGAACTAAGAGCAGTGTCAGGCATGCACCAACGCAAGGCTGAAATGGCTCGTCAAGCCGATGCTTTCATTGCCTTGCCAG GTGGTTATGGCACCTTGGAAGAACTGTTGGAAGTCATCACTTGGGCTCAATTGGGAATCCATGATAAACCG CAGGTGGGGTTGTTAAACGTGGACGGATACTACAACTCACTCCTCTCATTCCTAGACAAAGCAGTCGACGAAGGATTCATAACTCCCACTGCCCGAAACATTATCGTCTCTGCTCAAACTGCCCAAGAACTCATGCACAAGCTTGAG CAAAATGAACTGGTTTGA
- the LOC122318868 gene encoding endoglucanase 10, whose product MGEKSRSRGWCGWFLVLVILALVVGAVVITVRKKKGGSDEAAPVPGPPGATVKKYADALKTAMQFFDVQKSGKLVDNGISWRGDSALKDGSAADLDLSKGMYDAGDHMKFGFPMAFTATVLSWAILEYGDQMDTVNQLEPAKDSLKWITDYFINAHPAENVLYIQVGDSKADHKCWDRPEVMTEKRPLTQINTTTPGTEVAAETAAAMASASLVFKKTDSAYSDKLLKHAQQLFTFADKYRHSYSLSIPDVQTYYNSTGYGDELLWAASWLYHATGDQSYLQYVTEHNGKAFAQWGSPTWFSWDNKLAGTQVLLSRLSFFGSKDISNSQKSGLQMYRKTAEAVMCGLLPDSPTATESRTESGRLIWVSEWNSLQHPVASAFLAALYSDYMLTSRTAKLSCDKDSFSPADLRKFAKSQADYVLGDNPLKMSFLVGYGDKYPQYVHHRGASIPVDAKTGCTDGFQWLVSDEPNPNLAIGGLVGGPFKNETYIDSRNNSMQGEPTTYNSAVIVGLLSSLVTTSSAVLSFT is encoded by the exons ATGGGTGAGAAATCGAGGTCCAGAGGCTGGTGCGGTTGGTTTCTGGTTCTAGTAATCTTGGCCCTCGTTGTCGGTGCGGTGGTAATCAccgtaagaaaaaaaaagggtggcTCAGATGAGGCGGCTCCGGTGCCGGGTCCTCCAGGCGCGACTGTCAAGAAATACGCCGACGCTCTCAAGACCGCTATGCAATTCTTCGACGTACAAAAAT CTGGCAAGTTGGTAGATAACGGGATATCTTGGAGAGGAGATTCGGCTTTGAAAGATGGAAGCGCAGCTGACTTGGATCTGTCAAAAGGAATGTATGACGCTGGGGATCACATGAAGTTTGGTTTTCCAATGGCCTTCACTGCTACAGTGTTGTCCTGGGCTATCCTCGAGTATGGAGATCAAATGGACACTGTGAATCAGTTGGAACCTGCTAAAGACTCGCTCAAGTGGATCACAGATTACTTCATCAACGCCCACCCTGCTGAAAATGTTCTCTACATTCAG GTGGGTGATTCCAAAGCAGATCACAAATGTTGGGATAGGCCTGAAGTCATGACCGAGAAGAGGCCACTCACGCAGATAAACACAACTACTCCAGGAACAGAGGTTGCAGCTGAGACTGCAGCAGCAATGGCTTCAGCATCTCTGGTGTTTAAGAAAACTGATTCAGCTTACTCTGACAAACTCCTTAAGCATGCCCAACAACTATTTACTTTTGCTGACAAATATAGACATTCTTATAGTCTTAGCATCCCTGACGTCCAGACCTACTACAATTCAACTGGATATGGAGATGAGCTCTTATGGGCAGCTAGTTGGCTCTATCATGCTACAGGGGATCAATCATACCTTCAGTATGTGACGGAACATAATGGAAAAGCCTTTGCTCAATGGGGAAGTCCAACCTGGTTTAGCTGGGATAACAAGCTTGCAGGAACCCAG GTTCTGTTGTCCAGGTTAAGCTTCTTTGGCTCCAAAGACATCTCGAACTCACAGAAATCTGGTCTTCAAATGTACAGAAAGACAGCTGAGGCTGTTATGTGCGGCCTCCTACCAGATTCTCCAACAGCAACAGAGAGCAGAACTGAAA GCGGTCGTCTTATATGGGTCAGTGAATGGAACTCTTTGCAGCATCCTGTCGCTTCTGCATTCTTAGCTGCTCTTTACAGTGATTACATGCTTACATCCCGAACTGCAAAGCTCTCATGCGATAAAGATTCCTTCTCCCCAGCAGATCTTCGGAAATTTGCCAAATCGCAG GCTGATTATGTCTTGGGTGACAATCCTCTGAAAATGAGTTTTCTTGTGGGTTACGGCGACAAGTACCCGCAATATGTGCACCATAGGGGAGCTTCAATTCCAGTTGATGCAAAGACTGGCTGCACTGATGGGTTCCAGTGGCTTGTCTCTGAtgaacccaatccaaatttagccATTGGAGGACTTGTTGGTGGGCCTTTCAAAAACGAAACTTACATCGACTCCCGGAACAACTCCATGCAAGGGGAACCAACTACATATAATAGTGCGGTCATTGTTGGCCTCCTATCGAGTTTGGTCACCACCTCATCAGCAGTTCTATCCTTTACTTAA
- the LOC122318067 gene encoding protein SPA, chloroplastic isoform X1 — MSLAPSLPRFHSPFLRRPLKLSSTTFLSYRPASRNQRSPASYPCIRAIDLDQNTVVAISVGLVSVAVGIGIPVFYETQIDNAAQRENTQPCFPCNGTGAQKCRFCTGSGSVTVDLGGDEKEVSRCINCDGVGSLTCTTCQGSGIQPRYLDRREFKDDD; from the exons ATGTCACTAGCACCTTCGCTCCCTCGTTTCCACTCTCCCTTTCTTCGTCGCCCTCTCAAGCTCTCTTCCACTACTTTTCTCTCCTACAGACCCGCGAGCAGAAATCAACGCTCCCCAGCGTCCTATCCATGCATTCGAGCTATTGATCTCGATCAAAACACG GTAGTGGCAATATCGGTTGGGCTTGTGAGCGTTGCAGTTGGGATTGGCATTCCAGTCTTCTATGAAACCCAAATTGATAATGCT GCACAGCGAGAAAACACTCAGCCATGCTTTCCCTGCAATGGCACCGGAGCGC AGAAATGCAGATTTTGCACGGGAAGTGGCTCAGTGACAGTAGATCTTGGTGGGGACGAGAAGGAAGTCTCTCGATGCATCAATTGTGATGGCGTCGGCTCATTGACATGTACCACATGTCAAGGCAGTGGTATACAACCTCGATACCTCGATCGCAG GGAATTCAAAGATGATGACTGA
- the LOC122318067 gene encoding protein SPA, chloroplastic isoform X2: protein MSLAPSLPRFHSPFLRRPLKLSSTTFLSYRPASRNQRSPASYPCIRAIDLDQNTVVAISVGLVSVAVGIGIPVFYETQIDNAAQRENTQPCFPCNGTGALEMAVSDLYSHKNGCPPQRNADFAREVAQ from the exons ATGTCACTAGCACCTTCGCTCCCTCGTTTCCACTCTCCCTTTCTTCGTCGCCCTCTCAAGCTCTCTTCCACTACTTTTCTCTCCTACAGACCCGCGAGCAGAAATCAACGCTCCCCAGCGTCCTATCCATGCATTCGAGCTATTGATCTCGATCAAAACACG GTAGTGGCAATATCGGTTGGGCTTGTGAGCGTTGCAGTTGGGATTGGCATTCCAGTCTTCTATGAAACCCAAATTGATAATGCT GCACAGCGAGAAAACACTCAGCCATGCTTTCCCTGCAATGGCACCGGAGCGC TAGAGATGGCTGTTTCAGATCTCTACTCTCATAAAAATGGATGTCCTCCCCAGAGAAATGCAGATTTTGCACGGGAAGTGGCTCAGTGA
- the LOC122274218 gene encoding putative HVA22-like protein g: MIGSFLTRGLVLIFGYAYPAYECYKTVEKNKPEIEQLRYWCQYWILVAVLTVCERFGDAFISWVPMYSEAKLAFIIYLWYPKTKGTTYVYDSFFRPYLAKHETEIDRNLLELRTRAGDIAVLYWQRAASYGQTRIYDILQYVAAQSTPRPRPSQPQQPSVRVGKTPATSNGQAASPVQPQTEEPPSPTSSTSSSQHQKEVAEEVGRAQEPKGRPAAVGVNTQKATAAPETTSEATPTEAESMQIEVAPSSSNDENTNTAPKETVMEEAIRVTRGRLRKARSAGKSPKNES, translated from the exons ATGATAGGATCCTTTCTCACTAGAGGACTTGT ATTGATTTTCGGCTATGCTTATCCAGCTTATGAGTGCTACAAAACTGTCGAAAAGAATAAGCCGGAGATCGAGCAACTTCGCTATTGGTGCCAGTATTG GATTTTGGTGGCAGTTTTGACAGTTTGCGAGAGATTTGGAGATGCTTTTATTTCATG GGTTCCAATGTATAGCGAAGCGAAGTTGGCATTCATTATATATTTGTGGTACCCAAAAACAAAG GGAACAACGTATGTGTATGATTCGTTCTTTAGACCATATCTTGCAAAGCATGAGACTGAGATTGATCGGAACTTATTAGAACTGAGGACTAGGGCTGGAGATATTGCAGTTTTGTATTGGCAGAGAGCCGCAAGCTATGGTCAGACCagaatatatgatattttgcagTATGTCGCCGCACAATCAACACCACGGCCTCGTCCTTCTCAG CCACAACAACCAAGTGTCAGGGTTGGCAAAACCCCTGCGACCTCTAATGGACAAGCAGCTAGCCCAGTACAACCACAGACTGAAGAACCACCATCTCCCACTTCTAGTACATCTTCCAGCCAACACCAAAAGGAGGTAGCGGAAGAGGTTGGTCGTGCACAAGAGCCTAAAGGACGTCCTGCTGCAGTAGGTGTGAATACGCAAAAAGCAACTGCGGCACCCGAAACAACCAGCGAAGCTACACCAACTGAAGCTGAATCAATGCAGATTGAAGTAGCGCCTTCTTCTTCCAATGATGAGAACACAAATACTGCCCCGAAAGAAACTGTAATGGAAGAAGCCATTCGGGTTACACGTGGTCGATTGAGGAAAGCCCGTTCTGCTGGGAAATCCCCAAAGAATGAAAGTTAG
- the LOC122319243 gene encoding tRNA (adenine(58)-N(1))-methyltransferase non-catalytic subunit trm6 isoform X2, which translates to MSQNKSQAGTIQNPRVTWEGCSVLLDINDGDRLVFARLSAAATLKIGNKNFSLQPLIGCPFGSSFQIENGDKGPFLSRFVASMEGNNAQEKEDFESQEISKDNRALVDNNKAQSLTGEDIDAMRRQGATGDEIVDALIANSATFEKKTLFSQEKYRLKKQKKYAPKVLLRRPVARRFLRVDTLSLLLSMANVSANSDVLVVDMVGGLLTGAVAERLGGTGYVCGTYLGVTPYPMDIVRIFNFSDEVCNRIVRSALTELSLTQTVTLEQIHQQENELNMECLSNPQMSSSVSMEEISPSEKEITVPVPENAISLVNKMGKSTKAGNKASQQAIELWKENGFSSLIIAAPELDIWSLLQDILPLLSNSAPFAIYHQYLQVALFDSSLMPSCILMMPLATCMHNLQLGKMAIGLQISEPWLREYQVLPSRTHPCMQMNAFGGYILSGTKICSS; encoded by the exons ATGTCCCAAAATAAGTCTCAAGCCGGCACAATTCAGAACCCTAGAGTGACCTGGGAAGGTTGCAGTGTCTTGCTCGATATCAATGATGGCGACCGTTTGGTTTTTGCTCGTCTCTCGGCCGCTGC GACACTCAAAATTGGTAATAAGAACTTCTCTCTGCAACCCCTGATTGGCTGTCCTTTCGGTTCTTCTTTTCAAATCGAGAACGGAGACAAAGGGCCGTTTTTGTCTCGCTTTGTTGCCTCCATGGAAG GCAATAATGCTCAGGAGAAAGAGGACTTTGAATCACAAGAAATATCCAAAGATAATCGAGCGTTAGTTGATAATAATAAAGCCCAAAGCCTAACCGGTGAAGATATAGATGCAATGAGAAG ACAGGGTGCAACAGGCGATGAAATAGTTGATGCTCTTATTGCTAATAGTGCTacatttgaaaagaaaacactTTTCTCACAG GAGAAATATAGGCTTAAGAAGCAGAAGAAGTATGCACCCAAAGTTCTTTTGAGGCGCCCTGTTGCTCGAAG ATTCTTGCGAGTGGATACATTATCTCTTCTGCTTTCCATGGCTAATGTTTCTGCAAATTCTGATGTTCTCGTAGTGGATATGGTTGGTGGCCTTCTAACTGGTGCTGTGGCAGAACGTTTAGGAG GCACTGGTTATGTTTGCGGCACATATCTTGGAGTTACACCCTATCCTATGGATATAGTAAGAATATTTAACTTCAGTGATGAAGTTTGTAATAG GATTGTACGGTCTGCTCTCACTGAGCTCTCGTTAACCCAGACTGTAACTCTTGAACAAATTCACCAGCAGGAAAATGAACTTAACATGGAATGCCTGTCAAAT CCTCAAATGTCTTCATCAGTCAGCATGGAAGAAATTTCTCCATCTGAAAAGGAGATCACAGTTCCTGTACCTGAGAATGCCATTTCTCTTGTAAATAAAATGGGCAAATCTACGAAGGCTGGAAATAAGGCTTCTCAACAGGCCATTGAGTTGTGGAAGGAAAATGGTTTCTCTAG CCTAATAATTGCCGCGCCAGAGCTGGATATTTGGAGTCTGCTTCAAGATATTTTGCCGCTTCTATCAAATTCAGCTCCTTTTGCGATTTATCATCAATATCTTCAG GTTGCCCTGTTTGACTCCAGCTTAATGCCAAGCTGTATTCTCATGATG CCTCTTGCAACTTGCATGCACAACCTGCAGCTTGGGAAAATGGCAATTGGCTTGCAAATTTCAGAACCTTGGTTGCgtgaatatcag GTGCTTCCATCACGAACTCATCCATGCATGCAAATGAATGCATTTGGCGGATATATCCTTAGCGGGACTAAAATATGTAGCAGCTAA
- the LOC122319243 gene encoding tRNA (adenine(58)-N(1))-methyltransferase non-catalytic subunit trm6 isoform X1, which yields MSQNKSQAGTIQNPRVTWEGCSVLLDINDGDRLVFARLSAAATLKIGNKNFSLQPLIGCPFGSSFQIENGDKGPFLSRFVASMEGNNAQEKEDFESQEISKDNRALVDNNKAQSLTGEDIDAMRRQGATGDEIVDALIANSATFEKKTLFSQEKYRLKKQKKYAPKVLLRRPVARSICEAYFKKYPARIGFLRVDTLSLLLSMANVSANSDVLVVDMVGGLLTGAVAERLGGTGYVCGTYLGVTPYPMDIVRIFNFSDEVCNRIVRSALTELSLTQTVTLEQIHQQENELNMECLSNPQMSSSVSMEEISPSEKEITVPVPENAISLVNKMGKSTKAGNKASQQAIELWKENGFSSLIIAAPELDIWSLLQDILPLLSNSAPFAIYHQYLQVALFDSSLMPSCILMMPLATCMHNLQLGKMAIGLQISEPWLREYQVLPSRTHPCMQMNAFGGYILSGTKICSS from the exons ATGTCCCAAAATAAGTCTCAAGCCGGCACAATTCAGAACCCTAGAGTGACCTGGGAAGGTTGCAGTGTCTTGCTCGATATCAATGATGGCGACCGTTTGGTTTTTGCTCGTCTCTCGGCCGCTGC GACACTCAAAATTGGTAATAAGAACTTCTCTCTGCAACCCCTGATTGGCTGTCCTTTCGGTTCTTCTTTTCAAATCGAGAACGGAGACAAAGGGCCGTTTTTGTCTCGCTTTGTTGCCTCCATGGAAG GCAATAATGCTCAGGAGAAAGAGGACTTTGAATCACAAGAAATATCCAAAGATAATCGAGCGTTAGTTGATAATAATAAAGCCCAAAGCCTAACCGGTGAAGATATAGATGCAATGAGAAG ACAGGGTGCAACAGGCGATGAAATAGTTGATGCTCTTATTGCTAATAGTGCTacatttgaaaagaaaacactTTTCTCACAG GAGAAATATAGGCTTAAGAAGCAGAAGAAGTATGCACCCAAAGTTCTTTTGAGGCGCCCTGTTGCTCGAAG CATATGTGAGGCATATTTCAAGAAATACCCTGCAAGAATTGG ATTCTTGCGAGTGGATACATTATCTCTTCTGCTTTCCATGGCTAATGTTTCTGCAAATTCTGATGTTCTCGTAGTGGATATGGTTGGTGGCCTTCTAACTGGTGCTGTGGCAGAACGTTTAGGAG GCACTGGTTATGTTTGCGGCACATATCTTGGAGTTACACCCTATCCTATGGATATAGTAAGAATATTTAACTTCAGTGATGAAGTTTGTAATAG GATTGTACGGTCTGCTCTCACTGAGCTCTCGTTAACCCAGACTGTAACTCTTGAACAAATTCACCAGCAGGAAAATGAACTTAACATGGAATGCCTGTCAAAT CCTCAAATGTCTTCATCAGTCAGCATGGAAGAAATTTCTCCATCTGAAAAGGAGATCACAGTTCCTGTACCTGAGAATGCCATTTCTCTTGTAAATAAAATGGGCAAATCTACGAAGGCTGGAAATAAGGCTTCTCAACAGGCCATTGAGTTGTGGAAGGAAAATGGTTTCTCTAG CCTAATAATTGCCGCGCCAGAGCTGGATATTTGGAGTCTGCTTCAAGATATTTTGCCGCTTCTATCAAATTCAGCTCCTTTTGCGATTTATCATCAATATCTTCAG GTTGCCCTGTTTGACTCCAGCTTAATGCCAAGCTGTATTCTCATGATG CCTCTTGCAACTTGCATGCACAACCTGCAGCTTGGGAAAATGGCAATTGGCTTGCAAATTTCAGAACCTTGGTTGCgtgaatatcag GTGCTTCCATCACGAACTCATCCATGCATGCAAATGAATGCATTTGGCGGATATATCCTTAGCGGGACTAAAATATGTAGCAGCTAA
- the LOC122319243 gene encoding tRNA (adenine(58)-N(1))-methyltransferase non-catalytic subunit trm6 isoform X3 — MSQNKSQAGTIQNPRVTWEGCSVLLDINDGDRLVFARLSAAATLKIGNKNFSLQPLIGCPFGSSFQIENGDKGPFLSRFVASMEGNNAQEKEDFESQEISKDNRALVDNNKAQSLTGEDIDAMRRQGATGDEIVDALIANSATFEKKTLFSQEKYRLKKQKKYAPKVLLRRPVARSICEAYFKKYPARIGFLRVDTLSLLLSMANVSANSDVLVVDMVGGLLTGAVAERLGGTGYVCGTYLGVTPYPMDIVRIFNFSDEVCNRIVRSALTELSLTQTVTLEQIHQQENELNMECLSNPQMSSSVSMEEISPSEKEITVPVPENAISLVNKMGKSTKAGNKASQQAIELWKENGFSSLIIAAPELDIWSLLQDILPLLSNSAPFAIYHQYLQPLATCMHNLQLGKMAIGLQISEPWLREYQVLPSRTHPCMQMNAFGGYILSGTKICSS, encoded by the exons ATGTCCCAAAATAAGTCTCAAGCCGGCACAATTCAGAACCCTAGAGTGACCTGGGAAGGTTGCAGTGTCTTGCTCGATATCAATGATGGCGACCGTTTGGTTTTTGCTCGTCTCTCGGCCGCTGC GACACTCAAAATTGGTAATAAGAACTTCTCTCTGCAACCCCTGATTGGCTGTCCTTTCGGTTCTTCTTTTCAAATCGAGAACGGAGACAAAGGGCCGTTTTTGTCTCGCTTTGTTGCCTCCATGGAAG GCAATAATGCTCAGGAGAAAGAGGACTTTGAATCACAAGAAATATCCAAAGATAATCGAGCGTTAGTTGATAATAATAAAGCCCAAAGCCTAACCGGTGAAGATATAGATGCAATGAGAAG ACAGGGTGCAACAGGCGATGAAATAGTTGATGCTCTTATTGCTAATAGTGCTacatttgaaaagaaaacactTTTCTCACAG GAGAAATATAGGCTTAAGAAGCAGAAGAAGTATGCACCCAAAGTTCTTTTGAGGCGCCCTGTTGCTCGAAG CATATGTGAGGCATATTTCAAGAAATACCCTGCAAGAATTGG ATTCTTGCGAGTGGATACATTATCTCTTCTGCTTTCCATGGCTAATGTTTCTGCAAATTCTGATGTTCTCGTAGTGGATATGGTTGGTGGCCTTCTAACTGGTGCTGTGGCAGAACGTTTAGGAG GCACTGGTTATGTTTGCGGCACATATCTTGGAGTTACACCCTATCCTATGGATATAGTAAGAATATTTAACTTCAGTGATGAAGTTTGTAATAG GATTGTACGGTCTGCTCTCACTGAGCTCTCGTTAACCCAGACTGTAACTCTTGAACAAATTCACCAGCAGGAAAATGAACTTAACATGGAATGCCTGTCAAAT CCTCAAATGTCTTCATCAGTCAGCATGGAAGAAATTTCTCCATCTGAAAAGGAGATCACAGTTCCTGTACCTGAGAATGCCATTTCTCTTGTAAATAAAATGGGCAAATCTACGAAGGCTGGAAATAAGGCTTCTCAACAGGCCATTGAGTTGTGGAAGGAAAATGGTTTCTCTAG CCTAATAATTGCCGCGCCAGAGCTGGATATTTGGAGTCTGCTTCAAGATATTTTGCCGCTTCTATCAAATTCAGCTCCTTTTGCGATTTATCATCAATATCTTCAG CCTCTTGCAACTTGCATGCACAACCTGCAGCTTGGGAAAATGGCAATTGGCTTGCAAATTTCAGAACCTTGGTTGCgtgaatatcag GTGCTTCCATCACGAACTCATCCATGCATGCAAATGAATGCATTTGGCGGATATATCCTTAGCGGGACTAAAATATGTAGCAGCTAA